A genomic window from Gemmatimonadaceae bacterium includes:
- the rpsH gene encoding 30S ribosomal protein S8 encodes MSMTDPIADMLTRIRNAVGSKHRRVDIPASKMKVEIARLLKESNFITDYKTLETPEGKKVLRVALKYAGNTPVIRELRRVSSPGLRQYVGAAEIPRVRNGLGVAILSTSKGLMTDREARQQRTGGELLALVW; translated from the coding sequence ATGAGCATGACTGATCCCATCGCCGATATGCTCACGCGGATCCGCAATGCTGTCGGGTCGAAGCATCGCCGCGTGGACATCCCGGCGTCCAAGATGAAGGTGGAGATCGCTCGCCTGCTCAAGGAGAGCAACTTCATCACCGATTACAAGACGCTCGAGACGCCGGAGGGCAAGAAGGTCCTCCGCGTGGCGCTCAAGTATGCCGGCAACACGCCGGTCATCCGTGAGCTGCGCCGCGTGTCGTCGCCGGGCCTTCGCCAGTACGTCGGCGCCGCGGAGATTCCGCGCGTGCGCAACGGCCTCGGCGTCGCCATCCTGTCCACCTCCAAGGGCCTGATGACGGACCGCGAGGCGCGCCAGCAGCGCACCGGCGGCGAGTTGCTGGCCCTGGTCTGGTAA
- the rplE gene encoding 50S ribosomal protein L5: protein MLPKDHAGKDLPVPAPRLHGHYVKTVRAKLMAQFGLKNPHQVPNLQKITLNVGMGEAIKQPKVLDAIVDEMAVITGQKPLRTKAKKSIANFGQREGQEIGVSVTLRGARMWEFLDRFVSTAIPRIRDFRGLSTRSFDGRGNYSLGIKEQMIFPEINYDLVEQIHGMDITFVTTTNRDDLAFALLRELGMPFRGDDKPIVVQG from the coding sequence ATGCTGCCCAAGGATCACGCGGGCAAGGATCTTCCGGTGCCGGCGCCGCGCCTGCACGGCCACTACGTGAAGACCGTGCGGGCCAAGCTGATGGCGCAGTTCGGCCTGAAGAACCCGCACCAGGTGCCGAACCTCCAGAAGATCACGCTGAACGTCGGGATGGGCGAGGCGATCAAGCAGCCCAAGGTCCTCGACGCCATCGTGGACGAGATGGCGGTGATCACCGGGCAGAAGCCGCTGCGCACCAAGGCCAAGAAGAGCATCGCGAACTTCGGCCAGCGCGAAGGCCAGGAGATCGGCGTGTCGGTGACGCTGCGCGGCGCGCGGATGTGGGAGTTCCTCGACCGCTTCGTGTCGACGGCCATCCCGCGCATCCGTGACTTCCGCGGCCTCTCCACGCGTTCCTTCGACGGCCGCGGCAACTACAGCCTCGGCATCAAGGAACAGATGATCTTCCCCGAGATCAACTACGATCTCGTCGAGCAGATTCACGGAATGGACATCACGTTCGTGACGACCACGAACCGCGACGACCTCGCGTTCGCGCTGCTGCGCGAGCTCGGGATGCCGTTCCGCGGCGATGACAAGCCCATCGTCGTCCAGGGCTGA
- the rpsN gene encoding 30S ribosomal protein S14: MAKKSTVNKNERRKQMAAKQAPKRAALGAIVKSTKATDEEKRAAQVALQKLPRNGAKVRVRNRCQMTGRSRGNLRAFGLSRMAFREMALQGLIPGVRKASW; this comes from the coding sequence ATGGCCAAGAAGAGCACTGTCAACAAGAACGAGCGCCGCAAGCAGATGGCGGCCAAGCAGGCCCCGAAGCGCGCCGCGCTCGGCGCCATCGTGAAGTCCACGAAGGCCACCGACGAGGAGAAGCGGGCCGCCCAGGTGGCGCTGCAGAAGCTGCCGCGCAATGGCGCCAAGGTCCGCGTCCGCAACCGCTGCCAGATGACCGGCCGCAGCCGCGGCAACCTGCGCGCGTTCGGGTTGAGCCGTATGGCGTTCCGGGAGATGGCGCTGCAGGGGCTGATTCCGGGCGTCCGGAAGGCTTCCTGGTAG